The Banduia mediterranea DNA segment GCGCGCTATCGAAAACCACTATCGCCGCAATAAGGCTAGTCCGTTCCTGTTGCGACAGCGCCATGAACGCTTGCCTGCCGCTTTTTGTCTCTTCGTTTTTAGAGGATGTAGCGGAGGCTTCTAGCTGTTTACGAGCTTTGTCCTGCTCTGTGCTGCTGCTCCCTTGTCGGAGCAATGCGGGGGCCGAATTTTCAGCGGCAGTGCCCGTAGTGATAATGGAAAACTTGGTTTCAAAGGGAAGCTGCGGATTGGCTTTGACTTGCTCACTCCATATGCGCAGGGTCTTCCAGATGTCGGGACTGTTGTCCGTCAGAGCGCCGGGCTTGATGTGGTGCTTGAGTTGCACCTGCTGCGACGGAGCCTTGCCGTCCTCGACCGCGATATCGTCAAAGCGCTCGATGGATATAGATAGGCCAGGGAAATTTTTTGAGAGGTCAATGGAGAACAGCAGTGCTTGGCGGCACTGATACATATAGCCAAGCATGGAAGCGGCGGCGTTGTACTTATTCTCGGACCCGGTCATCGGAAATCCCTCCTGTTTTCAGGTGTACGGTATTTGCCTTTGGGCGTCAAACCGAAATTCCCCGTGGGTTTTGCTGCGAGCATTACCTGAACTTGAGCGATCCCTCCCGACCGGGCTTTCGTGCTGTGCATCGAGCCGCTTTAGCGTCTCGCCCCTTCGGCTTCAATCCCTATCGCGGGGCGGCGACATCAAGGCGCTGCCTTCATGCCGCCTTCGGTGTGGTCGCCGCTGATCGCGGCGTTGCCTTGCTTCAGGACCACCGAACGCCTACGCGCTCCCCGTTCCTGAAACCTTCCCCACCCGTGTTCGGAAACCGCCTGCGGCGGCTGGTTTGTTTGTGCCTGCTATGGGGCGTCGCCCCTCGCGCATGCAACAAAAATAGACGCGGGCCGTGTCCTCGGCTGCGCCTGCGGGCCGCACCCACCCGCACGATTTTTGTGGCATTTGCTACCCCCATCCTCGCCGGAAGGCAGGGGTTCAGGAGTGAACCCCAAGCCCTATTGGAAAGGATGAACCGCCATGACCAGCCAAGCCGAAATTCGTATCTATGTCGCCTGCCTTGCGGCCTACAACAACGGAATCCTGCACGGCGCGTGGATTGATGCGTACCAGGATGCTGATGCGATCCGGGATGCCATTGCCGGGATGCTGAAAGCTTCCCCCGAACCCGATGCCGAGGAATGGGCGATTCACGATTACGGAGGCTTTGAAGGCTTGCGCCTGTCGGAATACGAGGGGATCGACGAGGTGGCGGACAAGGCCGCGTTCGTTGCCGAGCATGGCAGCCTGGGCGCTGAGATGGTCAGTTACTACGGCGGCGATCTGGAAGAGGCTCGCGAGGCGCTGGAAGAGCGCTATTGCGGTGAGTACCGCAGTGCGGCCGATTATGCCGAAGATCTGACCGAGCAGACCGGCGATGTGCCCGAGCACCTGAGCTATTACATTGACTACGAACGCATGGCGCGGGATATGGAATTGAGCGGCGACATCTTCACCATCGAGACCGGCTTCGAGGAAGTGCACGTTTTCTGGAGCTGTTGAAGCGCAGGGAGGCGCGCTTCCTGGGAGCTCAGGCGTCGTCCTCATGCGTCAGCGCGACGCTCACATCCTGTCCGCGCAGAATGCGGACGATCAACACGCCGCCGTCCTCGATGCGATAGTAAATCGCATGACTGCCGTAGACGCTGCGCCGGTAGCCCGGCCGGATGTCGTCAACGGCCTGGTACAAACGGGGCTTTTCCGCGATCTGCGTGAAACGCGCCTGCATCCCCGCGGCGTAGGCATCGGCCTGTTCCAGGCCGAATGTCAGCACCCCGTACACATACAGACTGTCGAAATCCTGGTCGGCACTGTTGCTGAGCCTATATGTGGCCATCCACCTTCAGCCTTTCCCGAGCCGCCTGCAGAATGTCCGCAGGGGAGCGGTCGCTGATGCCGCTCCGCTCACCCTCGATCAGGGCGGCGCGCAATTGTTCGATTTCGGCGCTGCGGGCCTGGTCGCGGCGGATCAGATCGCGGAAATACTCGCTGTCATTGGTGAAGTCACCGCTGGCAATGCGGGCCTTGACCCAATCGCCCTGCTGATCGGTCAGCGTGATGGTCTTGCGGATCGTGGTCATCTCAGCCTCCTTTCATCAATCATCATACTATTGATGTAGTATAGCATATCGCGCCGCGTCCCTGAAAGAACAAAATGCCTGCATAAAAAAATCCCGCCACAAGGGCGGGATATGTAAGGCAGTAAGCGTTCAAACCGCAGCGCAGTTGCCCCCACGCTCAATGTCTGATCGGAGCGGATTGTCGGCGAAGCGGACTTTCCACTCCCTCGGCGTGAGTTCGTTCACGCGGCTGGCGGGATGCTGGCCGACGCGCTGGAGCACATCGACCAGATAGGCGTGCGCGTTGACGCCGTGTAGCCGGCAGGTGACGAGCAGGCTCTGAATGATCGCCACGTGCTCGGCGCCGATCTCCGACCAGCAGAACAGCCAGTTGCGGCGTCCCATCGGCACCGGGCGCAGGGCGCGTTCGAGATGATTGGTGTCGATCGGCACGTCCGGGTCGGCGAGGAAGACTTTCAGTTCTTCGGTTCGGGTCCGGGCGTACTTGAGGGCCTTGACCAAGGGATGGCTGGGCGTCAGCTCGGATCGGCGGCACTGTTGTTCGCACCACGCCCAGAAGGCCGTGACGATGGGTTCGCTGTGGTTGAGTCGGTATTTGTGCTTGGCTTCGCCGTCGAGTTGCTTTTCCCGAATCAGCGCTTCGTGACGATACAGGGCGCCGATCAAAGTCAGGGCTTCTTCGGCTTTGGGTTCAGCCTCCTTGGCGTGCTCGAAATACCGGCGGGTGTGGCTCCAGCAGGCGGCGTGTTTGACCTGAGCGTTCTGCGCGGCATAGGCGCTGTAGGCCTCATAGCCATCGGACAATAAGGTGCCGGCGAAGCCCTCGCCGAGGAAGGCTTTGACGTGCCGGTGCTCACGCGAGGGCGCGTAGTGAAAGACGATTTCGTGGTCCTGTCCGTAGATCGGCCACAGATAGGCCTGGCGCAGCTTGCCTTGTTTCTCCCGGCCGGCCTTGATCGGGGTTTCGTCCATCGCCAGCACCCGACTTTGTAAAAGGTGCCGGTGCTGGGCTTCGACGATCGGCCGGAGCAAATCGATGGCACGCTGCGTCCATTGCGTCAGACTGCTGCGGCTGACTTGAATCCCGGCGTCGGCCAGACGTTGATGCTGGCGATACAAGGGCAGGTGATAGGCAAACTTGTCGGTCAGAAGACCGGCCAGCAGGCTGACGTCGGCGACGCTGGATTCGAGGACCGATGCCGGGGCCGGTGCGCAGTGGATCGTCTGATCGTGCTTGATGACGCGGCGCACGTACTTGAGCACCACGTAGCTGCCGGGCCGCTGCGCCAGACGGTAGCTGATCTTTTCGCCGATCACCCCGCGCGGATCGTCGGGGAGGCCGGCCGGATCGGGCAGCTCGATGGTTTCCACCGGCACCGAGACATCGAAGCGCAGGCCGCTGTCAGTGACGGTGTCGGCGTCGCGCTGTTTCTGGCGGCGCGTGTAGGTGATGGTGTCCACCGGCGTCGGCGGGATCGCCTCGACAGGCACCTCCAGCGCCGCCAGCAGATCGGCCTGCACCGAAGCGGACACCTCCAGGCGTTTTTCACTCTTTTCGCCGAACAGCTGGCGTTTGAACCAATCCAACTGCTGCTGCAGTGACGCGACCTGAGCCGTCAAATCGGCAATCACAGCGTCTTTATCCGGTGGTGCGGCAGCAACCGACAAGCCGATTCATCCTTTTGATTCTGTGACGGAATTTTACCATTGAGGGGCCCCGGACGCGACACTTTTCCGAGGCTTTTCATAGCGCTTTCGCCGCCGCACGAGCCGCCAGTCCAGACCTTCAAGCAAGGCCAGAAACTGCGCCGGACTCATCGGCTCGTCGGCCTGATCCGCCATCCCGAACTGGCCCTGCTCCAGGCGTTTGCTCCATACGCAGTAGCCGCCCGATTCGAACGCCAGCACTTTGATCTGCGTGCGCCGGCGGTTGATGAAGACGTACCACGCACCATCGCGCTCAAGCCATCGAACGAGCGACGCATGTCCGTCGGTTGCCGATACAGCCAGATACGACGCTCACCGACCGTGAGCATGCGTGCACCGCAGGCGCAGTACCGTCCCTTCTCCCAGGCTCAGCTCCACATCCCAGGCCGGCGATTCTTTTTCCGACGCCATCGGCGCCGTCAGCTCGATAAAGCCGGCGGCTTCACGCGGCGGCGATCCGGACGATGACACCGACTCGCTCTTGAGCTTGCGCCGCCAGTTGCAAAGCGAGCTCAATGCAAGCCCGCGCGAGGCGCAGAACACCGCTTGGCTCTGACCGCTTTGCTTCCACTCCTGAATCAGATGGCGCCAATCCGACTCGCTGCGTCGGACGTAGCATTTTAAGAGTTCTTTGAGTGTGTCCGTGTTGGTCATGGCCTCTCCCGTATAGCATTTTACGGGGTGCAGTCCTAAGAAATTGTTAACCGCTTGCAAGAGCCAGAAGAAAAGTGTGCTGGAAAATCCTGGCGTCCCCGCCGGGCGCTGGGGCGATGCAGCAAAAAAAGGCCGCTACGTGAGCGGCCAAATTAGGTGAAGTGGTCTGCTTTATCCGGGAGGCGGGAACGGGTCCTTGCCGTAGGTGTTGCGCTCGCGAATCTGCCCGTGACGGTTCTGAATGAACAGCTCGCTTTGCTGGTTCTGCGCAATGCCCCTTGCGGCATCAATGGCCTCCTGTTGCGTGGTGTGGTGAGAGGTATCCCGATTATTACCTTCGCCGCGCACAGCCCAGCCATCGTCCCGCGGTACAACCCACTGGTTCTTGCCAGCCATGTTGAAACTCCAAAAGCACATGCACCTGCATGCGCTGGTCATTCTACGACCATACACAATATATTGCGAATACATAGCCTAAAAACACTACATCATGTATTTCTGGGCGAATACGACCCGAGCCAGACAATCGGGCGACCCCCTCCGGGGCCGGGCTTTCGTGCTGTGCATCGTGCCACTTTTTGGCGTCTCGCCCCTGCGGCTTCAATCCCTATCGCGAATGCAGCAGACATCACGGCTGCGCCGTCATGTCTCTGCCTGTGCGGTCGCCGCCGGCGGCGGCGCTGCTTGGATCGAAACCCCGAACGCTGGCGCGATCCCCGTTTCCGAACTTTCCCCTCCCGGCCTTTGAACATCCGCTAAGGGCTGCGCCCTCGCGCCCGCAATAAAAATAGTACGGGCCGTGTCCTCGTCTGCGCCTGCGGGCCGCACCCACCCGCACGATTTTTGTGGCATTTGCTACCCCCATCCTCGCCGGAAGGCAGGGGTTCAGGAGTGAACCCCAAGCCCTATTGGAAAGGATGAACCGCCATGACCAGCCAAGCCGAAATTCGTATCTATGTCGCCTGCCTTGCGGCCTACAACAACGGAATCCTGCACGGCGCGTGGATTGATGCGTACCAGGATGCTGATGCGATCCGGGATGCCATTGCCGGGATGCTGAAAGCTTCCCCCGAACCCGATGCCGAGGAATGGGCGATTCACGATTACGGAGGCTTTGAAGGCTTGCGCCTGTCGGAATACGAGGGGATCGACGAGGTGGCGGACAAGGCCGCGTTCGTTGCCGAGCATGGCAGCCTGGGCGCTGAGATGGTCAGTTACTACGGCGGCGATCTAGAAGAGGCCCGAAAGGCCATCGACGAACACTACGCTGGGGAGTTTCGCTCCGTCGCCGAGTTTGCAGCAGAGCTGACCGTAGACACGACGGAGATTCCCGAAGGCCTGCGCTTCTACGTCGACTATGAACGCATGGCGCGGGACATGGAGATGGGCGGCGACATCCTGGCGGTTGCAACCGCCTTCGAAGAAGTCCATATCTTCTGGAGACACTGAAGGCTCAATGACCTGGAGCGGTCACGAGTGGTGTGCCACACTCAGCTGCCCGTCCGTTTGGGAAGGGCATTCATTTTCAGTGAGGAGGTGCGAGCATGGGGGGTTACTACAAGCTGTTTCAGAGCAGCAGAAATGCCGAGTGGTACTTCAGCCTCAAAGCCGGAAACCACGAAACCATACTTCAGTCAGAAGGTTATAAAGCTAAAGCCGGCTCCGAGAACGGCATCGCATCCGTGCAAGTGAATTCGCCGAATGACGCCCGTTACGAGCGCAAGGAATCCAGCAATGGATATTGGTTTACGCTCAAGGCGGCGAATGGTGAGCCGATCGGCCGAAGCGAGATGTATACAACGGCATCAGCCCGCGACAAAGGGATCGAATCGGTCAAAACGAACGGCCCGTCCCGAGACGTAAGAGAAGACTGATCCGGCGGCGCGGGCTGATTCTTCAGTCCCGTGCCGTGCTTTTGAAATGCTCATTCACTGCCGAAATAGTGGAGCACATCCATCTGCTGGTGCGGTACGCCGATGATGTCGATGCCGCCTTCGCGGATCAGATAGAAAATCAAATGCCGCCCTTGGGGGAAGCAGTAATAGCCCTCACAGGTGTCAGGCCGGGCCTTGCCGCTATGTGGATGCGCCGCCAACCAAGCAAAGCGCGCATCCAGCGCCCGCAGATAGCGCCAGCGCTGTTCTTCGCCCCATTGCCGGCGCGTATATCGGGCGATGGCTTTCAGATCGTCGTAGGCCCGTGGCGTGATGCGGAAATCATGACTCATTCACTGCCGTCCGCCTCCGCGATCAGCCGGTCCATCGAGTAAACCTGCACGAACTCTCCGCGCGCGGCCTGTGCCGCACCTTCGGCCAGATGCGCGCGCAGAGCCTCAAGCTTGGTCTTGCGTTCCTCCAGCGTGCGCAACGCATCTCGCACGACCTCGCTAGCCGAGCCGTAGCGACCGCTCGCAATCTCATTCTTGATGAACACCTCCCAGTGTTCCCCTAAGGTCAGGCTAGTGTTGGCCATGATGCCCTCCTATTCATATCTACTACTTATGAATATATCATCGAGTCTGGGGCGCCCGCAACAAAATTCCCGCATAAAAAAATCCCGCCACAAGGGCGGGAAGTAAATGAACGGAGAGCACTTCTGGAGAACAGAAGAATGCTCGTCCTTCAATAGTGCGATAAATAAGTAAATAAATGGTTAACGCTAAATAGTGTAGTCACGAGATAAAAAATATGAGATTCTTTTGTAGAGGAGGAATTTCATATGACACAACCACACCGCAGACACGACATATCAGACAAAACATGGGCATTGCTTGAGCCGCACCTTCCGGGGCGTGAGGGCAGTTGGGGCGGCGTTGCCAAAGACAATCGCCTGTTTATCAACGCCGTTTTCTGG contains these protein-coding regions:
- a CDS encoding antirestriction protein ArdA, which translates into the protein MTSQAEIRIYVACLAAYNNGILHGAWIDAYQDADAIRDAIAGMLKASPEPDAEEWAIHDYGGFEGLRLSEYEGIDEVADKAAFVAEHGSLGAEMVSYYGGDLEEAREALEERYCGEYRSAADYAEDLTEQTGDVPEHLSYYIDYERMARDMELSGDIFTIETGFEEVHVFWSC
- a CDS encoding type II toxin-antitoxin system RelE/ParE family toxin codes for the protein MATYRLSNSADQDFDSLYVYGVLTFGLEQADAYAAGMQARFTQIAEKPRLYQAVDDIRPGYRRSVYGSHAIYYRIEDGGVLIVRILRGQDVSVALTHEDDA
- a CDS encoding type II toxin-antitoxin system ParD family antitoxin, whose product is MTTIRKTITLTDQQGDWVKARIASGDFTNDSEYFRDLIRRDQARSAEIEQLRAALIEGERSGISDRSPADILQAARERLKVDGHI
- the tnpC gene encoding IS66 family transposase; protein product: MIADLTAQVASLQQQLDWFKRQLFGEKSEKRLEVSASVQADLLAALEVPVEAIPPTPVDTITYTRRQKQRDADTVTDSGLRFDVSVPVETIELPDPAGLPDDPRGVIGEKISYRLAQRPGSYVVLKYVRRVIKHDQTIHCAPAPASVLESSVADVSLLAGLLTDKFAYHLPLYRQHQRLADAGIQVSRSSLTQWTQRAIDLLRPIVEAQHRHLLQSRVLAMDETPIKAGREKQGKLRQAYLWPIYGQDHEIVFHYAPSREHRHVKAFLGEGFAGTLLSDGYEAYSAYAAQNAQVKHAACWSHTRRYFEHAKEAEPKAEEALTLIGALYRHEALIREKQLDGEAKHKYRLNHSEPIVTAFWAWCEQQCRRSELTPSHPLVKALKYARTRTEELKVFLADPDVPIDTNHLERALRPVPMGRRNWLFCWSEIGAEHVAIIQSLLVTCRLHGVNAHAYLVDVLQRVGQHPASRVNELTPREWKVRFADNPLRSDIERGGNCAAV
- the tnpB gene encoding IS66 family insertion sequence element accessory protein TnpB (TnpB, as the term is used for proteins encoded by IS66 family insertion elements, is considered an accessory protein, since TnpC, encoded by a neighboring gene, is a DDE family transposase.), whose protein sequence is MAVSATDGHASLVRWLERDGAWYVFINRRRTQIKVLAFESGGYCVWSKRLEQGQFGMADQADEPMSPAQFLALLEGLDWRLVRRRKRYEKPRKSVASGAPQW
- the tnpA gene encoding IS66 family insertion sequence element accessory protein TnpA, with translation MTNTDTLKELLKCYVRRSESDWRHLIQEWKQSGQSQAVFCASRGLALSSLCNWRRKLKSESVSSSGSPPREAAGFIELTAPMASEKESPAWDVELSLGEGTVLRLRCTHAHGR
- a CDS encoding DUF2188 domain-containing protein, whose translation is MAGKNQWVVPRDDGWAVRGEGNNRDTSHHTTQQEAIDAARGIAQNQQSELFIQNRHGQIRERNTYGKDPFPPPG
- a CDS encoding antirestriction protein ArdA; translated protein: MTSQAEIRIYVACLAAYNNGILHGAWIDAYQDADAIRDAIAGMLKASPEPDAEEWAIHDYGGFEGLRLSEYEGIDEVADKAAFVAEHGSLGAEMVSYYGGDLEEARKAIDEHYAGEFRSVAEFAAELTVDTTEIPEGLRFYVDYERMARDMEMGGDILAVATAFEEVHIFWRH
- a CDS encoding YegP family protein; the encoded protein is MGGYYKLFQSSRNAEWYFSLKAGNHETILQSEGYKAKAGSENGIASVQVNSPNDARYERKESSNGYWFTLKAANGEPIGRSEMYTTASARDKGIESVKTNGPSRDVRED
- a CDS encoding type II toxin-antitoxin system RelE/ParE family toxin, which produces MSHDFRITPRAYDDLKAIARYTRRQWGEEQRWRYLRALDARFAWLAAHPHSGKARPDTCEGYYCFPQGRHLIFYLIREGGIDIIGVPHQQMDVLHYFGSE
- a CDS encoding type II toxin-antitoxin system ParD family antitoxin; the encoded protein is MANTSLTLGEHWEVFIKNEIASGRYGSASEVVRDALRTLEERKTKLEALRAHLAEGAAQAARGEFVQVYSMDRLIAEADGSE